ggtttttaacatacaaatttatggatatctagtaaaattcacaaccctaagtctatgacttataacaatgcattgtagttatcgtctaccgacaatatttatacacgcatactatcactatccacttgatatgttcaagttgtcactcgaatagttcaatgcattccccaatatttcaataatgcatattcggattcaaaagcagtcaaaactttgttgtcaaataatactcctaggctcttagctacttgctacaagactaaccaacaaggaatgcaacaggaagagagtcagagactagctagagaaaaagagagtgagagagggaagtcagggagtcgatttatctttttcttttgcatttggaggtgtgtacagtatatgctacatgtggtctgtactttagagttcagactcaaaagttaaagaaataaaacaaaaaaaaaaaaagtaaaaagagtagttggtttcatgatcaaagacatagctagcctgtgcttatatacgcatgcaacgagattccaaatgtttcaagaatatttcgatttgctagctattatgtcttcttgcccaaaggaatgctttaaaaggacaagaagataattgaaatgaaatcaatacctctGGTTCTCTGGTTCATGCATAATGGAAGGATCAACATCTGCAAAACGAgatgtttttcatgcatattgtactgtaatgagtgatggtaaaaatttgaagtgtaatttttgtgaaaaagaagtgtCTGCGGGAATTTCGCGTTTCAAAATGCATTTGGCACAACAAATAGGTACAATTACTCCCTGCATGCATGTGCCACCTGAGATTAAAAATTTAGCAAAAGTATGGGTGCAAGACAGAAACAAGGAAAAACGGCAACGAGTaccagaaactgaatatgaaaatacagaaattcaagatatgtatgaaaatgaaccgtggaaccctgtgcatgatatagatgaagaagaacaagcgccggtaacacaaaagaaaatgggcgggttatcgaagttgaagaacctttttggacgaAAAAGTAAGAATACTAATGCCGGAGAAGGTACATCACAGCGTCCACATGCCTCTATAGACATACCTAGTTCTTCAATGCGTACACCACACCAAGCACCTAGGATGTCTGTAGATATGGGAGGACAATATAATACTAATAGGGATTCTCAACCTAGCATGGCAAATTTTGGGAGAAGTAAAACATGCCGGGAAAAAGTTGATTCTTCTGTTGGACGTTTTTTCTATGCtaatgatattcccttcaatgtggccaactcaactcagtaccacgaggcattcaatgcagttgcaaatttcggaaaatcatacagagctccgtcttcctataagttgtcgaacccattattaaggcaggaaaaacaaaggattcagaaggatgtggtgtcggtccaacgaaattattggagagagtatgggtgtacactcatgtcagatggttggaaaaacaaaaataaccatacgattgtaaacttcttagtttacagtggccatgggatagcatttttgaaaagcgttgacatcgagcataatcggttgacagcagagtatttgatgagtttgtttagaccggttatagaagatattggtccgaaaaatattgttcaaatagtaactgatcaaggatctcaattcaaagccgcaggtaactattacaacttaatttaattacagttgtttatttttatatattattaattcatttctcattttgttttaataggtatgagattggccatagagtatggtacatttttttgggtaccttgtgcatctcatgtgttggatttaatgttggaagatactgaaaagttcccctttgttaaaggtgtgatttcagaagttagaaaaatcagtaaatttatttataatcatggttgggttcttgctagattcagacaacattctgggggacgcaatctattgcgccctggcttaacaaggtttgcgacaaattttatcgcaatcaaaagtatcattgatcaacgtaatgcaatcgagagtctttttgtagaccaagaatttgtgaactcgccagaaggaaaaactcgtacggctaaagatgtgaaaaacattattttgaatgagatgttttggcatacatgccaaaatgcatgcatgatggttggtcctttattgaaaatgatctgtttcttggattcagataaacctaccataggttatttgtttcatgcacttgctacatgtgtggaaactatagaaaggggtttgggtaaaactcgaaataattctattgtaggtgtgattaaccgacgatggaaagatcagttgatttctcctcttcatgctgcagcgcattttctgaatccatattatatctacaacccagcagccaatctcatcaacaatgaaatttctcatccccaaatttgtctcagtgaagttatttcaaaaatgattagtagccctcaagaacaagcgacatgcatgctagaggtgtgaatttttattaacaattaatttcgtaattatatgaatttctattcacagtttttgatatttttaggcgggaagaatgcaaatgatgcaaggccaatttgcatcaccatcagcaagattggctgctctgcaaggtgatcctataagctggtggttgtcatacggtgctcagtttccatcactccagaggatcgcggtaaagatactaagccagacaaacacatcgtctggatccgagaggaattggagtgtgtttgaaagaattcacaccaaactacgcaaccgtttagtttcgtcaagaataaacgatttggtatatgttcagtacaatttaagattggagcagcaaagagttcaaggtaaagcaaagcgacataacatcgatgtccacgatattcatagcctgctgacagatgaaaatatgcttgattggatagcaggggatgatgaaacaccagttttacctcaggaagaacattggttaaatgaattggaagaggaagcagctaataatccagagcctctccctccaccatacgaatggcatgatccagaagttgaaatctcatatcaaaggttgccagtgagtaactttgtttatgactttggtaacctaacatttggagacaatacacaaggtcatgaaaataaaaatcccatatacaattctcattacactgaagatcgtccagaagaagatacctgaggaattaatgaagagtataattccaatattaatatcaataatgaagtagataatcgtaatgataatgaggaagaagactatggttatgaagatgacgatactgttaactacgacagccaaatgcattacgcgaaccaatatgaggcggaggaagaggaggaggaatcaactgagaatcgtcgagaaaacagaaaatacttgaataagtcgaaaaaaaatgccggtacaagttggtttgtctaagtttaaaatttcaagcactactctcactaggttacttattgtaagtttataaaatttgaagtgtttaatgattatttatgaaattttagttgtaagtttgaaattaaaaattgtataagaatttctccaactcaaatttttttccttaaaaacgggtttaaccggtatgaaaacggaaaatacggtgtaaaaaacgtgtgttaaaatgttatttagaagaaaaaactgaaatattaattttagaaaaacggtaatcacaggtgtgaaaacggttataacgggtctaaataacgccattttttcctatttatcggtgttatttaggtaagcgtgttggtgaacctcacgggcacggtatatggacgtgagcgttataacggacgttttttcgggaaaaacggccgtttttcaaaccttgcttAAATTCTCATCATCAAGTGCTAGTCCTCCCCACGTAATCCTTGAGCCTAGCTCACTCGATAGAGACGCATCCTCCGTACTATACCCAGTACTGTCTCTCTCTAAACCCAAAGCTTAAAGTTCTTATCATCCAACTCACTACCTCTTCCTTCCTTCATCCCCCCTATATATACCAAGGAAAAAAGTAAAAAAACAGAAATCAGAAATCATGGGTTTGGGTAGTACCATAAACGATGTATCATCTGCAGATTCACTACCATTACTTCTCATAGCTATAATAGCCAATTGTATATGTTATACAAGGTCTATACTCTTCTGGGTGTTCAAATCATTTGGATACCACGTTCAATTCTCTTTCACTGATTATGATTTTGATCATCATCATGAACATGATTTAGTAGTTTTACACGCCAGTGATAACCATAGCTTATTAAACGCTGTTGGATTATCAGGTGTAAATTCATCATCAgccgcagcagcagcagcagcatcaagTGATGATGATCTTATTTTGAAAGAGCAATTACTTTTAAATTTGAATCATCAAGTTTATTATTACGAAGatcatcatcaagaagaagaaggagatgatgataGATTACGATGTATTGTGTGTTTGTGTAGATTAAGAGATGGAGAACATGTTCGTGAATTAGGATGTAAACATATTTTTCATAAGGGTTGTTTAGATGGATGGTTAATCGATCATTTCAATTCTACATGTCCTCTTTGTCGTTCACCATTAGTATTGGGttctcatcaacatcatcatcatcatcttcatcaacaaccAATAATCCCGGCCTTCTAAATATCACTAGACCGTCATTGGTATACATGGTGGTGGATTCATGTTCTTCACatagatttcttcttctctttttttttttccttttgaaagCAAGATGGGGTATTTTTAGCATACACCCCTTATTAattttgctcctttttttttctcctcccctgtttcttttcttcaagagctgAGTTAAAAGTTCTTTATTTTCGTACGGTCTGTAAAGTTCAGCAAAAAGTTTATATACAATCCTTCTAGCTTGACTCAATGTCTCTAATTGTGTATGCTGTTCGGATTTCTAATCTGCCTGAAACTTCGGAGGTAGCTAATTGTGAAATCTCAGCTGAACATAAATGGTTAAAAGTACTGTTTTAGATTTTTCTTATGGTTAAAATATATAATTATTACTATCTTGAAAATGCGGGAACCAAcctgagaatttttatttttaagaaaaatgaagctgaaatttatcaatattttttttatctattgGAAGGATTCTCTGTTTTCCAATTCAGATTTAGTAGAAAATACCACCTGAGTTTGTGAGGATGCTATGTAGAGAGGAAAACGTTAAGGGCAATTCCCATGGCAATGGCCAAATGAAATTTTTTGTTGAGTCAGGTGATGACCAATCAGGTTTTTCCACTATGATAAAGCAATGGGGTTGATCATCAAGCACCCGAACTTGAGACAAACGTAGGAAAAACGCAGGCGTTGGAAGCACAGGCGCAGGCGTTCAAAGCATAAACGCCGCGCTCGAACATAGAACGTTGTCGTTTTTGCTACACACGCCAACGGATAGTTTTTTAAAAtaaattcactttttacctctataaattaccatcatcttcaaacaattcactcacaccaaaattcacttctcttgaattttctatTCTAAAATCTATtacaattttttagtttattgttggtgaaatggctgaaaaggcgatcgCACTTTTTTGCGAGGCAAAACTTGAAGcggttgtttctaagatatgtgggagttttaaaaagattgagaattgtaagagggaagtgcaagtttttgaagttgctccaagaaaatgttccgctaaaaggcaaagaagagctctAGTTTTGaatgttaacaacaaaaaattcaaaaacaaaggcgaaactATCAAAGAGcacgttgaatggaagatacgtcaaatgaagataaacaggaggccaaaacttgtacttggtttttattgaagttgttcagtactttttattattgtctaagtttatatcttgtaaaagaattggcagtaatatcaatgaatgaaaatatttagattttaaaatagatttccacttcagattaagcgaaATTTGTTAAAATTTGAACTTGCAAATAatatcaaactacattttaataaaccacaacaaaaacatcaaactacatcaaatccaacaACATTCTCTCTgtagagttcatagcattcaaaatgcttaaactctcttccgctttcttcagtaaacttggtctgagcgatggttttctgtataacagataaacaacaagttcaaATATTTATGATCCAGTTGAGTCCATGGGGACAGAGGTaaagatactcaccagttcttcgctggataatccagaattgctacggtgaaccatccacaaaacttctgtataatgtttgacttccttaatgatgagtgcaattcttagttctaggctcttactgtttcttatggtttcgttCTGCGATGCTACAACATGTCCCAATATTTCCCAGAAATagtcattgttcattggtctcgTCATACGGTATAACCAAGATCGAACAAGAGTaaaatcttcttccattgtaaataCCGGGAGAGGCATTCGAGTGCAGTACAGATGTgtttgagatggaccatcttttagaattctaaaacacgcttcgtaacgaaaaggtttaccatgagcttcctcccaattatcaagagatgtttggatcacttcttcttcagttacaccgatgaacttttctcgatcaatttccattaccaAGGAATGGCTGGAGTGCaagcctaatagattgaaaacgaggacgcaatcgacgagcatctcggtttcctgggtttcccgTTAGTCAGACATATATTGAAAAAACATTTTCCCAAAAAGAACCGTCTTGAGAGCCCAtaccagtgattaccctatgaaaaaaatatgctttgcatatagTTATATCCTCCTTTTCAGTAAAattgggaccacgatttctaacagacatttctgcagagtgagagagattaagaagaagaagatgaagtgattttggagatgagaagaatggaatttataggtcgagaaagaaAATCGAGCCATTGGAAATTTAACcgttggcgtttgtagtaaaaccgCGCGGCTTTCCTTTAATCGCCTGTTTGAATTACCATAGGAGTTGGCTTTTGTAGTAAAACCGCGCTACTTTACTAAAACCGCCTGTTTGATTTACCAACGcctatttttttgttataaatacaacactaggttttattctcaaccaaaccaacagatttctttctcaacatccacatgttttctaaaggcaaagcgaagcaaatattatgtgtcgaagcaaaagaggtttgtccattatgtttcatggataaccacagtcttatgcaatgcccttggatgtattcaatgTGTAcgcgggaaggttgttcacgcatcagaatggtgattgaatcacaaccggaaaagctcagctatttgcaatgtcaagatcccaactgtccagaggaaccacatatgctagatgatgctatgaagattaaaaaagaagaagaagaaaagattgcaacactctgcaaaaactttaaacttaaagccaaattgaagaaggagttattacactgcaagcattgtggatatggagatcacgaatacaatcattgtccacagagaatcagtggatgctcaaagACCGGCtgcaagacttttatgcatttgcggacttcttATGAAGAAGACACGTATGGAAGAcatttctgggaatgtcctaagtgttttttggtggagtgggctgattgaagttgaaggacaaatcgattcactatggtattatgttatttagtttgttgtttattttgtgttattacgattatctaaaaccaaacatgtggatgtcttcacatttgcaccatcaatatcata
This genomic stretch from Papaver somniferum cultivar HN1 chromosome 5, ASM357369v1, whole genome shotgun sequence harbors:
- the LOC113277636 gene encoding E3 ubiquitin-protein ligase RHA2B-like, producing the protein MGLGSTINDVSSADSLPLLLIAIIANCICYTRSILFWVFKSFGYHVQFSFTDYDFDHHHEHDLVVLHASDNHSLLNAVGLSGVNSSSAAAAAAASSDDDLILKEQLLLNLNHQVYYYEDHHQEEEGDDDRLRCIVCLCRLRDGEHVRELGCKHIFHKGCLDGWLIDHFNSTCPLCRSPLVLGSHQHHHHHLHQQPIIPAF